The DNA region AGATGCTGCCGGGAATCTGAATCTGTTTTCATTCATAGAGATGAACTCAACCTGTTACTTACCTTCAACTCAGATCTGGAGAAGGAAATCATTCGCAACAAAGAGTTCCCCCAACATTTCGAAATAAGGGACAGCCACCCCTGCAAATTCATTGACCCAGACAGCAATAAATGCGCAATATACACTTTCCGACCCCAAGTCTGCCGCAACTATCCACTGACACTAATCGGATCCCCAGGTAAAGCCCAAAATTCCATCCACTTAAGTTCAAAATGCAATTACTCAGTTAATCTGATTCTTAAAAAATCTATTATACTCTTTGATGAAGCTATTCAAAGACTTGAAGGATAATTTAAATTATTTAGAATATTTAGATTATTAAAAATTTTTGGGAGTTATAATGTCATTTAAGGGATTAATTCATTTTTGATTTATTTAATATGATTTTAAATTACAAATTATTTAGTCTGCCCACTTTTCTTATCTTTGCCAATTTTCTTATCTTTGATTATAACCTCCCCAAATAATAAATAATTTCCCCAACAGAAGATAGTAAACAAGGAATTAAAAGAAATGAACAATGAATTAAGAGGGGGATTTTACCATGGCTGAAACATGCATGAGCGAAAGTGAAGTTGAAAATTTTGTGGATAACTTTAAGGGAATGTTATGGGATGAATTAGAGGATGCTCTGAATTGTATGTCCCCAGAGGATATGGTGGCAGTCATATTAGCTTTGAAAAAGAGATTTGGATAATATGAAGTTAGATAATACAATTAATTTCTTTTTTTATGGTATTTCACATTAAAATGAACTAAAAATAAATTAAAGTATGTGGAATGGAGTTTTAACCTGAAATAAGAAAAAATGAATAAGCTGATTATTCTATTTAAAAACTTATTCAATAACCGCTATTTTTCCAAAATGATCATGGTAGTACTGGTAACCCGCAGGGGCCAGAGTCACATTGAAAAAATCATACCTTAACTTTTTCCTTCCAGGGAAGGTCTGCACCAGCCCCATATCTTCAAGACAGGGCACAGCACTGTTAATTTCATCAAAACTAAGGTTGGTTAATCTTTTTATGACATCACCATTACCCCTTCTCCTACTTCCTTCCACCATTGCCTTCAATATTATCATTGCATTTTCCTGGTTGGGATCCATCAAATCACCACCTGAATGTTAATTAATCACCAGTTTTCGAGTTCATCCCCTTTCCTTGTATATTAGTTTTAAGTCGTTTTTAAGTCATTAACGAAATATAATTCCCATTTAAATCGAAAAATCTCCATAATACCTCCATGAAACTGGAGGATAATCTTAAAACATTGGTAACAGGGATGGTTAAATATACGAAATACATTATATATAAATCGAACTGTTTTAAAAATGATATCGTGAATAATATTTATGGTTTAATATTCATGGTTTTTGAAGATTGAACTTGTTTTAAAGAACCAAAAAAGGATTCATTCCAGCGATACCCGCTGAGGATTAGTGTAAATATTAAATCGACTCCCTCTTAAAAATCCAATCATGGTTATTCCTGCCTTAAAGGCCACAGAGTAACCCGATGATGTGGGAGCTGCGTTGGAGGCTATAATGGGAATTCCCACCCGGGCCAGTTTTATCATCATGTCCGCGGGCATCCGGCCACTGTAAACCATGAAACTCTGGGAAAAGTCAACCTTTGCCAGTGCGGCAGCACCTATTACCTTATCTGCGGCAACGTGGCGGCTTACATCCTCACGGGTGATGAATTTATCCTGGTAAACCAGGCCCGCAACATGAGTGCCTCCGGTGTTCTGCCAGATTCGGGCTTCATCCCTTAACTCATCAATGGCCTGGAAAATATCATCAGGAGATAATGTAAATTCGGATTCCACCCGGTTTATGGTTTCGATTTTGCGCCTCCATCCACCGAAACAGTCTGAACCAACCACCAGATCCTTTATATCAAAGTCAGTGAGGTCTATCTCCACGTTGATATCCAGACTATTGATTTTTATCTTTTTTATACCATTAATAGTGGTCACCAGGCCTTCTCCGAGTAAATAACCCCTGGTAAATTCTTCCAGGGCATCTGGACTTATGGAGAAACTCCTTCGGAATTTTTCATTAATAATTAGGTTTACCTGTTCATCAACCACAATCTCATCATCCCCGGGAGTTAACCCTGGAGTTGAAGGTGGAGTAAAGGTTTTAAATGATTTTTCAGGGGCAAACGAAGCATTGTAACGTTCTATGGGAACTATTTCCGTCATTCCCTGGACACTGGCCGGGGTTCTGAGTTTTTCCACTGCTAATTTAATGTTTTTGATAGCTAAATCAATATCTTCTGGAGTATTTTCCTTTCCCAGTGTTACCCGGAGTGAGCCATTGGCCGCTTCCTCATCCAAACCCATTGCCCGGAGGACAGGGGATGGTTCCACTTTCTTGGTGGAACAGGCTGAACCAGTGGAAACTTCCACCCCCTGGGCATCCATTAGGAAAGTTAATGGTTCTCCCCTCATTTTTTTAAAACTGAAGTGCGCATTACCTGGTAATCGTTTAATAGGATGGCCATTCAACTGTACATCATCAACTGCTTCCAGAACTCCCTTGATAAGATGATCCCTTAATTGGATGATATATTCCTGGTTATGGTCCAGGTTTTCTTCGGCGATCTGGCAGGCCTTACCCAAACCTACAATTCCGGGAATGTTTTCTGTTCCGGGACGCATGCCTCTCTCATGACCTCCCCCATGGAGTAATGGGTCAATTTGAACCCCTCTTCGGATGTAAAGGACTCCTACTCCTTTCGGTCCGTATAGTTTATGGGCAGATATAGACAGCAGGTCCACGTTCATGTCCCCCACATTAACTGGAATCTTACCCACACTCTGCACAGCATCAGTATGGAAATAAATACCCTTTTCCCGGGCCAGTGCACCAATCTCTTTTATTGGTTGGATAGTGCCGATTTCATTGTTGGCGTGCATCACCGTGATCAGAATAGTTTCAGGGGTGATTGCATCTTTTAAATCCCTTAAGGAAACTATTCCCTCCTCATTCACCGGTAAAAATGTTACTCTGAATCCCTCTTTTTCCAGATGTTTACAGGTTTCTAAAACAGCGGGATGTTCAATGGAAGAAGTTATAATATGGTTTCCCTTGTTTTTCCGGTGCCGGGAGGCACCTTTAATGGCTATGTTGTCTGATTCTGTGCCTCCACTGGTGAAGTAAATTTCAGTGGGTTGGGCACCTATTAGAGATGCTACCTGTTCACGTGCCTTTTCCATGGCAGTTCTGGCTTTTCGCCCAAGGGAATAAAGAGTAGAAGCGTTTCCAAAAGAATCGCTAAAATAAGGTTCCATTGCATTCCACACCTCAGGGTCAAGAGGGGATGTGGCAGAATGATCCAGGTAAACCTGCTTAGAGTGGGGGGAATGGTTAGTCATGGGAAATGGTAGTATCCTTTAGACGTTCATCATCGGATTTTTAAAATAAAATAATATTATTTTGAGGTTTAAAATGAAATAATAATTATTCTGAGGATTTATCCTCAGAAGAATTTTCAACCTCTTTTTCAGCCTGTTTCATTTTGTAATCGGCGATGGCCGCCCTTAAGGCATCAGCAGCTAAATTGGAACAGTGCATCTTCACCGGTGGGAGTCCTTCCAATTCTTCGGCTACATCATCTCTGGTGATTTTCAGAGCTTCATCAAGGGTTTTTCCCATGGCCATCTCGGTTATCATACTGCTAGTGGCAATTGCAGCCCCACAACCGAATGTTTTGAATTTTATATCAGTTATAACCTCATCTTCTACTTTGATGTAGATGGTCATCAGGTCACCACACACCGGGTTTCCTTCGGTTCCCACTCCACTGGCATCTTCTATTTCACCAACGTTACGGGGGTTAGAAAAATGGTCCATTACCTTTTCGCTGTACATAACATCACCTTCTTAACTTTTTTTATGCATCTTCTGGTGTTGCACACCAGAGCGGAGACATGCTCCTTAGTCTTTCAACTACTTCATCAATTGCATCGATGGTGTAATCAATATCTTGGGGGGTGTTTTCTGTGCCTAGACTTATGCGCAGTGATCCATGGGCATCCACTTCCTTAAGCCCTATGGCCATCAGAACATGGGATGGTTCCAGTTTCTTGGATGAGCAAGCTGAACCTGTGGAAGCGTTGATTTCCTTGGCGTCCAGTTGCAGTACCAGTGATTCTCCCTCTATGCCTGTAAATCTGAAGTTGGCATTGTTGGGAAGTCTTTTAGTGGGATGTCCATTTAGGTATGATTGTTCAATGTTCCCCAGGACTCCCTGTATTAATCTGTCTCGTAATGATGATACGTATTCCATGTTCTTTTCCAGATTATCCTCGGCTATCTGGCAGGCCTTACCCAAACCTACAATTCCTGGAATGTTTTCTGTTCCCGGGCGCATACCTCTTTCATGCCCTCCACCATGGAGTAATGGGTCAATTCGGACTCCTTTACGGATATATAATGCCCCGATTCCTTTCGGTCCGTATAGTTTATGGGCAGATATGGATAACATATCCACGTTCATGTCCCCCACATTAACTGGAATCTTACCTACACTCTGCACGGCATCAGTATGGAAATAGATTCCCTTTTCCCGGGCCAGTGCACCAATCTCTTTTATTGGTTGGATAGTGCCGATTTCATTGTTAGCATGCATCACCGTAATCAAAATAGTTTCCGGAGTGATTGCTGCTTCCACATCAGAAACTTTCACTATGCCTTCTTCACCCACTGGCAGGTAAGTAACCTGGTATCCATTTTTTTCCAAGTATTTGCAGGTTTCTTCCACTGCAGGATGTTCTATATCACTAGTTATGATGTGGTTGCCCTTGTTTTTCAGTTTGCTGGCAGTTCCCTTTATTGCTATGTTATCTGATTCTGTGCCTCCACTGGTGAAGTACACCTCTTCTGGTTTAGCACCTATAAGTGATGCCACCTGTTTTCTGCCATTTTCCATGGCAGTTCTGGCTTCCCTTCCCAGAGCGTATAAGGTAGAGGCGTTCCCAAATGATTCTGTGAAGTAGGGTAGCATGGCCTCCAGGACTTCCGGGTTAACGGGTGATGTTGCCGAATGATCCATATAACTCATTATATCACCTTATTTTTTTTATTAATTCTGAATAACCTTTATTAATGCTGAATAATTCTAAAACTTTTTCTCAATCATACTATATGAACCTTAAAATTCTTAATATTTGCCCAGTTTAATATTTGTCCCCGGCAATGAGGGTGCTTATGTGGTCCGTGGTTATAAGACCCAAAACATTTCCATGATCATTGACCACTGGAAGCGAAGATATGTTATGTTTTCTCATTTTCCGTGCAGCTAATTCAATTGGATCCTGTGGAAGTGCAGTTACAACATCACAGGTCATGATCTGGTCGA from Methanobacterium formicicum includes:
- a CDS encoding YkgJ family cysteine cluster protein — encoded protein: MLRDLLIDQELFEILRTRSLESDDCGMNTTKEVELLEKAVFNRLKKKRSVKKYKKLGVTKGDLKQIIQLADIMGLDTLDGPSNYELAMEHEEWCTVCGRCCRESESVFIHRDELNLLLTFNSDLEKEIIRNKEFPQHFEIRDSHPCKFIDPDSNKCAIYTFRPQVCRNYPLTLIGSPGKAQNSIHLSSKCNYSVNLILKKSIILFDEAIQRLEG
- the nifS gene encoding cysteine desulfurase NifS, which gives rise to MTNHSPHSKQVYLDHSATSPLDPEVWNAMEPYFSDSFGNASTLYSLGRKARTAMEKAREQVASLIGAQPTEIYFTSGGTESDNIAIKGASRHRKNKGNHIITSSIEHPAVLETCKHLEKEGFRVTFLPVNEEGIVSLRDLKDAITPETILITVMHANNEIGTIQPIKEIGALAREKGIYFHTDAVQSVGKIPVNVGDMNVDLLSISAHKLYGPKGVGVLYIRRGVQIDPLLHGGGHERGMRPGTENIPGIVGLGKACQIAEENLDHNQEYIIQLRDHLIKGVLEAVDDVQLNGHPIKRLPGNAHFSFKKMRGEPLTFLMDAQGVEVSTGSACSTKKVEPSPVLRAMGLDEEAANGSLRVTLGKENTPEDIDLAIKNIKLAVEKLRTPASVQGMTEIVPIERYNASFAPEKSFKTFTPPSTPGLTPGDDEIVVDEQVNLIINEKFRRSFSISPDALEEFTRGYLLGEGLVTTINGIKKIKINSLDINVEIDLTDFDIKDLVVGSDCFGGWRRKIETINRVESEFTLSPDDIFQAIDELRDEARIWQNTGGTHVAGLVYQDKFITREDVSRHVAADKVIGAAALAKVDFSQSFMVYSGRMPADMMIKLARVGIPIIASNAAPTSSGYSVAFKAGITMIGFLRGSRFNIYTNPQRVSLE
- the nifU gene encoding Fe-S cluster assembly scaffold protein NifU; translated protein: MYSEKVMDHFSNPRNVGEIEDASGVGTEGNPVCGDLMTIYIKVEDEVITDIKFKTFGCGAAIATSSMITEMAMGKTLDEALKITRDDVAEELEGLPPVKMHCSNLAADALRAAIADYKMKQAEKEVENSSEDKSSE
- the nifS gene encoding cysteine desulfurase NifS, with product MSYMDHSATSPVNPEVLEAMLPYFTESFGNASTLYALGREARTAMENGRKQVASLIGAKPEEVYFTSGGTESDNIAIKGTASKLKNKGNHIITSDIEHPAVEETCKYLEKNGYQVTYLPVGEEGIVKVSDVEAAITPETILITVMHANNEIGTIQPIKEIGALAREKGIYFHTDAVQSVGKIPVNVGDMNVDMLSISAHKLYGPKGIGALYIRKGVRIDPLLHGGGHERGMRPGTENIPGIVGLGKACQIAEDNLEKNMEYVSSLRDRLIQGVLGNIEQSYLNGHPTKRLPNNANFRFTGIEGESLVLQLDAKEINASTGSACSSKKLEPSHVLMAIGLKEVDAHGSLRISLGTENTPQDIDYTIDAIDEVVERLRSMSPLWCATPEDA